AACACTTGCCAGGTCATTACTCAAGAACTTAATAATGAAGATTTAACTGATCTATAATGGGGTCTAACTTATAAACAGCTGGAACATCTGCTGCAACTGTGGCTAAAAATATAAACCGTTTCCATGAAAATAAAGGCGTATAAATCCCATTAGAAAAAGAAGAACATCATTCAGGATTCTGATCAATATCTCAAAGCTGCTCGAGTCATCGCAATAATcttaatattttcaatattttccACTTTTcccatttatatataaaattaaatattattattattattattattattatcaaactTGAGGTTTAACATGCCTCCTCCACATCCACCCGAGAGACTTCAGGAAGCTGCTCCAGGtctttcctcttcctcttcttcgtCTCGTCCCCCAGGACCGCGTCTCGAAACTTTTGCCGCCCCTTAGCGCTCTGACTCCTGCGAACGAGACGTGCGGACGTCTAGACATCTGTACATCGCAAAGCTCTGAGGAGAGGACGTGATATCTAAATACTCTCTGAGCTATAACTAATAAAATAGATCTGTCCTTAAATACCTCAGTATATCCTCCTTGATATATGTGTGCATGTTGATTTAATCACTATGGCAACAGAATACATCAACAATCCTTCCATCCGTCATCATCTCAACCCTAATCCTCGCTTAAAACACACTTACTTAAAGAATTTCTCGATGTCGATCACGGCCAGACTCAGGGTTCTGTCTGCGTTCCTCGCCATGAGACGGAGAACCCAAGCAGTCAGGGTCATGACACGGTCGCTGGCTCCAGTATCACCCCTcttctcctgtacacacacacacacagctctaaaTTCTTCGCCAGCTCTACATGACGTGCAGCATATTGCTAAAAGCTAATAGATTATTTTTACATCActgagacaggtgtgtgtgtaaaggcgtgtgtgtgtgtgtgtaggcgtgTGTAATTACATCCATTATTTTTCATCTTCACAGGTCAAAACTACGACTCCACGTCACCTTCAAAGCCACGGTGCTAATTTGATCAGAGTGTGAGCTCGCCTCTGAGAAGGACACGAGGAGTTAATGGCCTCGTTAGCGCATTAACGTTAAAGTGTGAGAGACTTCGGTGCTAATGAGTGTGAGAGAAGaaagtgctgctgctgctcacCTGAGTGGAACCGTGAACCAGGCTGATGAAGTCATCAAGCTGGACCTGGAGCACCGCGAGGGATTCTGGGACAGACCGCACTTCTCCGGTCTCgagagagacaaggagagagagagagagagagagagagaaagagagagagtagctTTATTTTTCAGCTCACCTAATAGTCACCATTAAACATACATACTGCGTTACATAAAAACGAGAGATCTTTATCCTAGTGCCTGTGATGCTTTAAAACCTGAGAGCAAGACCGACACCACAACGATCAATTAGCAAAAACCAACAGTGTGTTATACAAAAGAAACTAACCAAAAAGATTAACACGAAAGAGCGTGATTTTTAGAATCTGCTTTAACAGCTGTGTCTTGTTTGTAACATTAATATATTTGCTAATGTGACTGATAGGGAGGGAAATCGCTAGGGGATTACCCGATACAATTTTATCACGATACCTGGACAGcaattcgatttgtattgcgctTCTATAAGcatcacaatattttttttcttttttttttttttaaatcttattactattctaaacaaactttaaaaccACAAGGGACACTGTGCCACCTGccagtgtgtaaatagtttagagtggaatatagaggaactgcaacattttactatATCCTATGCAAACgtacataaaatttaaaatacattttttaaaataaatacataatcaattaaaaaatatatagattatGGAGTTAGTGGTTAGAGACGGATGTGGAAGGAGGTTCGAGTGACAAGGGAAGATGTGGTGGACAGAGTTAAATGAAGACAAATTGTCCGCTGTGGCgaaaaaaagatgatgatgatgattttggAGTCAGCGGCGCAACAAATAAatcagcacacaaaagtattttTAGCGTCTAAACAGTTTGTTCCAGGTCGTAACAGTCCAGAGAGTCGGTACACAGAGCTCTGTATGTACCTGAGGACACGGTGTCCGTCTGAGCCAGGACACACTCCGGGGCAGCGTCTGCTTCTCAATAGCACAGCTGCATCCCAAGGTGTGAAGTGAGGTCAGGAGATCACCACCACCCTCCAGCTGCAGgaggcctacacacacacacacacacagctaatcAATCCTGCCTAATACTTGTGTGAGGAAGCTAGACAGCGCCACCTACCAGgatccaccaccaccaccacgtgCTTGATGCACTCGTCCGGTCTCATGGCCTTCACAGCATCCGTCAGCGCTTTCTTCTCAGCCCTCACCCGCTCCCTCTCTCCGTTCTGCTTCTCCCGCTCGGCTTTTCTGCGTAGCGCCTCCTCTCTGCTCGCCTCCATCTCCTCCAGGGTGCGTTTACGCCTTCGGATCCCACCGTCGTCCTCGTCCCTGATGGAGACGGTCTCCTTCCCATGACCGCGGTCGTCGTTTACAGCTTTATCGCTCCGGGCAGTCGAGGTTTTCTCCTTCACGCCTCCGGTGAGGGACGACTTCTGGCTCTCGTGTGTGATTTTAGCTACGGCTTTCTGTTTTAATCGGACAGCCAAAGGAACGAACgattcctcctcttcttcctcgcTGTCACTGCTGACCGTGAGGACGTCTTGTCCGGCAGCCCGAGCCGAGACCGGACGACTCGTGGCAGAGTGTGTGGAGACTGAAGTCTTTGGTTTTTGGGAGAAATCGATGACTGGGAGCTGCTCGGAGTCACTGGAGTCACTGGAGTCGCTGTCACTGATAGGAAATCCTGCTCGCCCGTTGCTCGCCATCTTTAAAGGATAAAGCTTTATCTATACACTCCAGAGTGAACTTTTATTAAGTCTCGTGCAGCTCCAAGAACTAGGGAGAGTAAAAGGCAATGTTAAGAGTCTGTTAGGACGGGGAGTCACAGATCAGGGAAGGAAACATTCAATGTTGTTTTCTGAGAAAGACTGGAAAATCAGCTAAAGGACAGGGAAGCTGAGAAGAGAGAGAGCTATAGGTGGCGCTAATGCATTTAATGCTAAGAGAGAGCGCGGAAATCTTCAAACCAGAACCAGATCAGGAAAGATCAGGGACATTTTTAAGGAAGTCTGGACTGGAAAAATCGTCTTTAAAAGGCCGGGAAGATAATGGAGAATGAGACCTACAGATGACTGTAATGTAACCCACTGGATTCTGGAGATGGACAGAAAAAACTGTTTCAGTTACACATCACAATTGTTTCATGTGTTGCTACACTGACCACAAAACGTTTTCATTCAGcaaaatgttgcagtttctcTACAATCTTGcaggggggggcgggggggggcgggggtgcTAAACTATTTTCACACAAACAGAGGGCACAGCGTCCCCTGTCGTAAGAGCGAATTACTTGCGAAAGTTGTTacttgtaacaaaatctggggcgaaaaaagtttgtttttttttcccatcagaCTGGGATATTTCTAAAATCATGCTgcttacagaatcacaatacaaatcttggtatcatgataatattttaTCGGAGAATCCCAGGTGAATCCCGTCACTACTGGATTCCAACAAAGAAaaagta
The DNA window shown above is from Clarias gariepinus isolate MV-2021 ecotype Netherlands chromosome 14, CGAR_prim_01v2, whole genome shotgun sequence and carries:
- the eme1 gene encoding crossover junction endonuclease EME1, with the protein product MASNGRAGFPISDSDSSDSSDSEQLPVIDFSQKPKTSVSTHSATSRPVSARAAGQDVLTVSSDSEEEEEESFVPLAVRLKQKAVAKITHESQKSSLTGGVKEKTSTARSDKAVNDDRGHGKETVSIRDEDDGGIRRRKRTLEEMEASREEALRRKAEREKQNGERERVRAEKKALTDAVKAMRPDECIKHVVVVVDPGLLQLEGGGDLLTSLHTLGCSCAIEKQTLPRSVSWLRRTPCPQTGEVRSVPESLAVLQVQLDDFISLVHGSTQEKRGDTGASDRVMTLTAWVLRLMARNADRTLSLAVIDIEKFFKSQSAKGRQKFRDAVLGDETKKRKRKDLEQLPEVSRVDVEEALVELQLHTGVQVHFYSTWKDFTNYVTMSTKAVAEAPFKREREKTGFSFCLESEWAGGQKVERAGKGLLQVWKRQIQQLNRVSADMATAILSAYPSPQLLTQAYTRCKSDREKAALLSDIPIRRGEGVTSTTRRIGPELSKRIYLLMTSSDPQQTLDSMA